Proteins encoded within one genomic window of Neorhizobium galegae bv. orientalis str. HAMBI 540:
- a CDS encoding ABC transporter permease: protein MAAFLLKRLAQAIFVVIAVTLTVAFAIRLTGDPALMLTQGAGSVTEADLVRIREGLGLNEPFFVQYLNFLKGIFTLDFGKSFLGGTPVSLLIGKALPATLALAFTSLIVSIVISIPLGIKAATARGKWADQLIRILSLVGLSFPNFWLATMLVLLFAIALPLLPPSGMDGFESFILPAVTMGIILTATNVRLVRTTMLETLRSQYIMVARAKGLSENAVLYKHALRNCAIPLITYFGLQFGGLLGGIVVVERVFNWPGLGTLAFDAVGARDYPVLQAVITVLSLMIIGINLLVDIAYGLVDPRIRTE, encoded by the coding sequence TTGGCCGCATTCCTGTTAAAACGCCTGGCTCAGGCGATTTTCGTCGTGATTGCCGTGACGCTGACGGTCGCTTTCGCGATCCGCCTCACGGGCGACCCGGCGCTGATGCTGACGCAAGGCGCCGGCAGCGTCACCGAGGCCGATCTCGTGCGTATCCGGGAGGGGCTGGGGCTCAACGAACCGTTCTTCGTTCAATACCTGAATTTCCTGAAGGGCATCTTCACGCTCGATTTCGGCAAGAGCTTCCTCGGCGGCACGCCGGTGTCGCTGCTGATCGGCAAGGCGCTGCCGGCGACGCTGGCGCTCGCCTTCACCTCGCTGATCGTCTCAATCGTGATCTCCATTCCGCTCGGCATCAAGGCAGCCACCGCGCGCGGCAAATGGGCCGACCAGCTGATCCGCATCCTGTCGCTCGTCGGCCTGTCCTTCCCGAATTTCTGGCTGGCGACGATGCTCGTCCTGCTTTTTGCCATCGCTCTGCCGCTGCTGCCGCCAAGCGGCATGGACGGATTTGAAAGCTTTATCCTGCCGGCCGTTACCATGGGCATCATCCTGACGGCGACCAATGTCCGCCTGGTGCGCACCACCATGCTGGAGACGCTGCGCTCGCAATATATCATGGTCGCCCGCGCCAAGGGCTTGAGCGAAAACGCGGTGCTCTACAAGCACGCGCTCCGCAACTGCGCCATTCCGCTGATCACCTATTTCGGCCTGCAGTTCGGCGGCCTGCTGGGCGGCATCGTCGTCGTCGAGCGCGTCTTCAACTGGCCGGGCCTCGGCACGCTCGCCTTCGACGCCGTCGGCGCCCGCGACTATCCGGTGCTGCAGGCGGTCATCACCGTCCTGTCGCTGATGATCATCGGCATCAACCTTCTGGTCGACATCGCCTACGGCCTTGTCGATCCCCGCATCCGGACGGAGTGA
- a CDS encoding ABC transporter permease: MASRTASSNFLKLEFILGAFLVGVIGIAVIFSGVILPGAEKIDLMSRLVPPFVRPAHVFGTDPLGRDVLARVMAGGKISLLVGFVSVAGGVTIGVFMGLIAGYYRGIWDMLVMRFADIQLALPFILLAITFIAIVGGGLANTIILLIVSQWVQYARLVRGSVLTLREREFILSARAIGVKDWRIIVQHLLPNLIGPVIVLMTLNVATNILLESSLTFLGLGIDPTIPSWGGMLAEGRTYLQTAWWVSVFPGLAILLTVLGLNLLGDWLRDSLDPTGRTSA, encoded by the coding sequence ATGGCCTCGCGCACTGCTTCCTCGAATTTCCTGAAGCTCGAATTCATCCTCGGCGCTTTCCTCGTCGGCGTCATCGGCATCGCCGTCATCTTCTCCGGCGTGATCCTTCCCGGTGCTGAAAAGATCGACCTGATGTCGCGCCTCGTGCCACCCTTCGTCAGGCCGGCACATGTCTTCGGCACCGACCCGCTCGGGCGCGACGTGCTTGCGCGCGTCATGGCCGGCGGCAAGATCTCGCTTCTGGTCGGCTTCGTCTCCGTCGCCGGCGGCGTCACGATAGGTGTCTTCATGGGCCTGATCGCCGGTTATTACCGTGGCATCTGGGACATGCTGGTGATGCGGTTTGCCGATATCCAGTTGGCGCTCCCCTTCATCCTGCTCGCCATTACCTTCATCGCCATCGTCGGCGGCGGGCTGGCGAACACCATCATCCTGCTGATCGTCTCGCAATGGGTGCAATATGCCCGCCTGGTGCGCGGCTCTGTGCTGACGCTGCGCGAGCGCGAATTCATCCTTTCGGCCCGCGCGATCGGGGTCAAGGACTGGCGCATCATCGTCCAGCATCTGCTGCCCAACCTGATCGGCCCGGTCATCGTGCTGATGACGCTCAACGTCGCCACCAACATCCTGCTCGAATCGAGCCTCACCTTCCTCGGTCTCGGCATCGACCCGACTATCCCGAGCTGGGGCGGCATGCTCGCCGAAGGCCGCACCTATCTGCAGACCGCTTGGTGGGTCAGCGTCTTCCCGGGCCTTGCCATCCTTCTCACCGTCCTTGGCCTCAACCTCCTCGGCGACTGGCTGCGCGACAGTCTCGATCCCACAGGCAGAACCTCCGCATGA
- a CDS encoding M14 family zinc carboxypeptidase: MTLIHEQQVERTLDTLVTRFSGARGTKIEAWVFDDEKSRRQAEAKLADTGVEAKFRSAYKPLLHFLLEEVDLDNLSALHIVYLVHPACPKNRFLLEAYPLAGLVNEAQLTFEAGAEDAFYALTLTAKDGSIETHKVFAPNRLHTDFIGETLLSPTGWLCLDGGPGERLETDYELLFSSAVEAVAAHDWGAMEPYFDELNIAVTLPAEDRRLAVGEEVVSLREALHEDFYFSLLEVFQKKAGRPIGDRGLQPGQIIPEIRDGQTLSVRVETRPLWTSEAVTEPQRLASAVSPVSVSQIRRELAAIDGVPFEARSRTGRAVEARYHSGADKPVIISGGQHANETTGIVGALRAAQTLHSRPNSHFVISPLENPDGYQVHWRLRTDNPLHMHHAARYTALGDDLEYRSGKDLFEKAIRVEAERLSGAKLHVNLHGYPSHEWTRPLSGYVPRTFAMWTVPKGFFLIMRHHAEWTAQAEILIDRVSRHLAAIPGLVAYNAAQIRLFETHAGETGFRIINGFPCLISIDDRHTVPLTLITEYPDETIYGPAFIQGHTAQMETVLAAYDAIQTIDEPAASLQPSA, translated from the coding sequence ATGACACTGATCCACGAACAGCAGGTCGAGCGCACGCTCGATACCCTCGTCACGCGTTTTTCCGGCGCCCGAGGCACGAAGATCGAAGCCTGGGTTTTCGACGACGAGAAGAGCCGCAGGCAGGCCGAAGCGAAACTTGCCGACACCGGCGTCGAGGCAAAGTTCCGCAGCGCCTACAAGCCCTTGCTGCATTTCCTCCTTGAAGAGGTCGATCTCGACAACCTCTCGGCCCTGCACATCGTTTACCTCGTTCACCCGGCCTGCCCGAAAAACCGTTTCCTGCTAGAAGCCTATCCTCTGGCCGGTCTTGTAAACGAAGCGCAGCTGACCTTCGAAGCGGGGGCTGAAGATGCCTTTTACGCTCTGACGCTGACCGCAAAGGACGGCAGCATCGAAACCCATAAAGTTTTCGCGCCGAACCGGCTCCATACGGATTTCATCGGCGAAACGCTGCTGTCGCCGACCGGCTGGCTATGCCTCGACGGCGGGCCCGGCGAACGGCTGGAGACCGACTATGAACTGCTGTTCTCCTCAGCCGTCGAAGCCGTCGCGGCCCATGATTGGGGGGCGATGGAGCCTTATTTCGACGAGCTCAACATCGCCGTCACCCTGCCCGCCGAAGACCGGCGTTTGGCCGTGGGCGAAGAGGTCGTCAGCCTGCGCGAGGCGCTGCACGAGGATTTCTATTTCTCGCTTCTCGAAGTCTTCCAGAAAAAGGCCGGCCGGCCGATCGGCGACCGCGGCCTGCAGCCCGGCCAAATCATCCCGGAAATCCGCGACGGACAGACCCTCTCCGTCCGCGTCGAAACGCGGCCGTTGTGGACATCCGAGGCGGTCACTGAGCCGCAGCGTCTCGCTTCAGCCGTGTCGCCCGTCTCGGTTTCGCAGATCCGCCGTGAGCTTGCCGCGATCGATGGCGTCCCCTTCGAAGCCCGCTCGCGGACCGGCCGCGCCGTCGAAGCTCGGTATCACTCAGGCGCTGACAAGCCAGTCATCATCAGCGGTGGCCAGCATGCAAACGAGACGACCGGCATCGTCGGGGCGTTGCGTGCCGCGCAGACGCTTCACTCACGGCCAAATTCGCATTTCGTCATCTCGCCGCTCGAAAATCCCGATGGTTACCAGGTCCATTGGCGGCTGCGCACTGACAACCCCCTGCACATGCACCATGCGGCACGCTACACCGCTCTTGGCGACGATCTCGAATACCGCTCCGGCAAGGACCTGTTCGAAAAGGCGATCCGCGTCGAGGCGGAAAGGCTGAGCGGCGCCAAGCTGCACGTCAACCTGCACGGTTATCCCTCCCATGAGTGGACGCGGCCGCTTTCGGGCTACGTGCCGCGCACGTTTGCGATGTGGACGGTGCCGAAGGGCTTTTTCCTGATCATGCGCCATCACGCCGAATGGACAGCGCAGGCGGAAATCCTGATTGACCGCGTCAGCCGCCACCTCGCCGCCATCCCTGGCCTCGTCGCCTACAACGCCGCGCAGATCAGGCTTTTCGAAACCCATGCCGGTGAGACCGGTTTCCGCATCATCAACGGCTTCCCCTGCCTGATCTCGATCGATGACCGGCACACGGTTCCGCTGACGCTGATCACCGAATATCCGGATGAGACCATCTACGGACCGGCATTCATCCAGGGGCACACGGCGCAGATGGAGACGGTGCTTGCCGCCTATGATGCGATCCAGACGATCGACGAGCCGGCCGCGAGCTTGCAACCTTCGGCATAA
- a CDS encoding ABC transporter substrate-binding protein yields the protein MIKIQRGLRTAFVAMALAGVAFAPVSALAAGKLTVSSPQDPGSWDPIDTFLVNWASVATNIFDGLTYRGPDLKLVPGLATSWEVLDNGMRIRFKLREGVKFHNGEAFDAEAVKFTFDRLLGAEGAKGPQQSNYNSIGSVDVIDATTIDMKLKVADPVILTKLAGYGAMIVPPKYIAEKGDAYFNAHPVGTGAFKFVSYEPKVNIVLSANPDYFGGAPKISDLEYKFISEPATAVAELQAGRVDLVIPPTIPIGMIPTIQGNAKLAVVTSPGPTVYALRFNTRDGITKDPKVRQALIMGVDRDAIIKSILGGQAQPIASFQGPLSFGFDKAMKPLPYDPVKAQALLKEAGVAPGASLQIDLRGNEATFIEVAQAISAYLQTIGITATIKPYETNVLLNDIIPGGKTGAMFQQSWGGWTLDYDNTAVAMYHTGEKWNPYDSDPKMDDLLAKQRTITNVAEREKVLQEIAHYAADRALEMPLYNLNAIFGINKRVKNFTPVPDSRLKFTDVTVD from the coding sequence ATGATAAAAATACAGAGGGGTTTGCGGACGGCATTTGTGGCGATGGCGCTCGCAGGCGTCGCATTCGCGCCGGTCTCGGCTCTCGCCGCCGGCAAGCTGACGGTGTCTTCGCCGCAGGATCCGGGCAGCTGGGATCCGATCGACACGTTCCTGGTCAACTGGGCCTCGGTCGCGACCAACATCTTCGACGGCCTTACCTATCGCGGTCCTGACCTGAAGCTCGTCCCGGGCCTCGCGACCTCCTGGGAAGTGCTCGACAACGGCATGCGCATCCGCTTCAAGCTGCGTGAAGGCGTGAAATTCCACAACGGCGAAGCCTTCGATGCCGAAGCGGTGAAATTCACCTTCGACCGCCTGCTCGGAGCCGAAGGCGCCAAGGGGCCGCAGCAATCCAACTACAATTCGATCGGCAGCGTCGACGTTATCGATGCCACCACGATCGACATGAAGCTGAAGGTGGCCGATCCGGTTATCCTGACGAAGCTCGCCGGTTACGGCGCGATGATCGTGCCGCCGAAATACATCGCCGAAAAGGGCGATGCCTATTTCAACGCCCATCCAGTCGGCACCGGTGCCTTCAAGTTCGTCTCCTACGAGCCGAAGGTGAACATCGTGCTTTCCGCCAACCCGGACTATTTCGGCGGCGCGCCGAAAATTTCGGATCTGGAATACAAGTTCATTTCCGAGCCGGCGACAGCGGTTGCCGAACTGCAGGCCGGCCGTGTCGATCTCGTCATCCCGCCGACCATTCCGATCGGCATGATCCCGACCATCCAGGGCAATGCCAAGCTCGCCGTGGTCACCTCGCCGGGCCCGACGGTCTACGCCCTGCGCTTCAACACCCGCGACGGCATCACCAAGGATCCGAAGGTGCGCCAGGCGCTGATCATGGGCGTCGATCGCGACGCGATCATCAAGTCGATCCTCGGCGGCCAGGCGCAGCCGATCGCAAGCTTCCAGGGACCGCTGTCCTTCGGCTTCGACAAGGCCATGAAGCCGCTGCCCTACGATCCGGTCAAGGCACAGGCGCTCCTCAAGGAAGCCGGCGTCGCGCCGGGCGCATCCCTGCAGATCGACCTTCGCGGCAACGAGGCGACCTTCATCGAAGTCGCCCAGGCGATCTCCGCCTACCTGCAGACGATCGGCATCACCGCAACGATCAAGCCCTATGAGACCAACGTTCTCTTGAACGACATCATCCCCGGCGGCAAGACCGGCGCGATGTTCCAGCAGTCCTGGGGCGGCTGGACGCTCGACTACGACAACACCGCCGTCGCCATGTACCACACCGGCGAAAAGTGGAACCCTTACGACAGCGACCCGAAGATGGACGACCTGCTTGCCAAGCAGCGCACCATCACCAATGTCGCCGAGCGTGAGAAGGTTCTGCAGGAAATCGCCCACTACGCCGCCGACCGGGCGCTGGAAATGCCGCTCTACAACTTGAACGCCATCTTCGGCATCAACAAGCGCGTGAAGAACTTTACCCCGGTGCCGGACAGCCGTCTGAAGTTCACCGACGTCACCGTCGACTAA